One genomic window of Medicago truncatula cultivar Jemalong A17 chromosome 1, MtrunA17r5.0-ANR, whole genome shotgun sequence includes the following:
- the LOC25484050 gene encoding E3 ubiquitin-protein ligase UPL4 isoform X1, whose amino-acid sequence MGSRGQKRPEMVDELPADKRACSSLDFRPSSSTASVQTDISSTQSTMEPHDDMDTSSSASSHSEEEPEKDSADGSCDSDEMEHYHSTLHEYHRQRLSSDHGKFKTIISSLSGQTEPSGQLAVLTELCEVLSFCTEGSISSMTSDLLSPLLVKLAKHESNPEIMLLSIRAITYICDLYPRSAGFLVRHDAVSALCQRLLTIEYQDVADQCLQALEKISREQPLACLQAGAIMAVLNYIDFFSTSIQRVALSTVVNICKKLPSESPTPFMEAVPILCNLLLYEDRQLVENVATCLIKIVDRVSHSSEMSDELCKHGLIQQVTHLLSVNGRATLSQLIYNGLIGLLVKLSSGSVVAFRTLYELNISITLRDILSAFDLSHGVSTSQLVGGHCNRVYEVLKLLNELLPGLEKDLNNQLALDKESFLANHPDLLQKLGMDVFPMLIQVFNSGASLSVCHGCLFVMYKFVCLTKSGMLVELLKNANISSFLAGVFTRKDHHMIMLALQIAEIILQNFSDIFLKLFIKEGVFFAIEALLTPERSSKLVYPSGIQLSLDSGQRSASREVPKCLCYTFSTAQSPTSSETKKCKLDKDSVHYLAEHIKTKYLAPELYDSEKGLTDILKNLRALSSDLLSMSTDVGALTVHEEKINRVLDQIMDKLIGKEEVSTFEFIESGVAKALLNYLSLGHYMGENKGMHGVFGHNAVIEKRFEALASICLRTFQPLSGDTPLSILIRNLLSALTSLEAFPIILSNVQKMRNSFATVPNGCAVPYPCLKVRFVKEEKETCLSDCAEDFFTVDPFSSLHSIERYLWPKVSVKSAEDEKFSSSQVVLQPESPPLQLPSNTRSCVDEVPAISERAGMSTDLCETQGEEPKTAHPRPDQAVNVNAGESSSGIQIAEQEMHFVAEPDSKLGKEHPASCSNKAADKLIFYLEGQPLDHKLTLYQAILGQIIKQNGSGVSAKLWSHVHALTYRAAVKPEDIMPSDCHSSSQDFPHDKVLAFYQRTPFLSDMFYSELVSDLEKSSPTYDILFLLKSLEGMNRFIFHLMSRERMCAFAEGKVDNLDSLKITVPSVQLNEFVSSKLTEKLEQQMRDSMAVCIGSMPFWCNQLMASCPFLFSFEARCKYFKLAAFGQPRIPHNNSETVNDRRLSHGALPRKKFLVYRDRILESATQMMKLHASHKVVLEVEYDEEVGTGLGPTLEFYTLVCQELQKSGSGMWREDASSYTIKTNLQAEETGIHSLYGLFPRPWLSTQDTSGGIQFSEVTNKFFLLGQVVAKALQDGRVLDLHFSKAFYKLILGKELYLYDIQSLDPELGRVLHEFQALVNRKFCLESVCEGNSELEQGLSFRDSRIEDLCLDFTLPGYPDIVLASGSDHTMVNMRNLEDYVSLIVDATVKSGISRQVEAFKSGFNQVFPIENLQIFYEEELERILCGEDDSWAQINELADHIKFDHGYTASSPPIVNLLEIIREFDHGQRRAFLQFVTGTPRLPPGGLASLNPKLTIVRKHCSNQADTDLPSVMTCANYLKLPPYSSKERMKEKLLYAITEGQGSFHLS is encoded by the exons ATGGGAAGTAGAGGTCAAAAGCGTCCAGAAATGGTAGATGAACTGCCTGCTGATAAGAGAGCGTGCAGTTCGTTAGATTTTAGACCTAGTTCTTCAACCGCCTCGGTTCAAACCGATATAAGTTCAACACAATCGACAATGGAGCCCCATGATGACATGGATACTTCCTCGTCTGCTTCAAGCCATTCAGAGGAAGAGCCAGAGAAGGATTCAGCTGATGGATCATGTGATTCAGATGAAATGGAGCACTATCATAGCACTCTCCACGAATATCATAGACAGAGACTATCGAGTGATCATGGAAAATTTAAGACTATTATATCAAGCTTGAGTGGACAAACTGAACCTTCTGGTCAGTTGGCTGTACTCACTGAACTCTGCGAAGTTCTGTCATTTTGTACAGAGGGTTCAATCTCCAGCATGACTTCAGACTTGTTATCACCACTACTTGTAAAGCTTGCAAAGCATGAGAGTAACCCAGAGATAATGTTGTTATCTATAAGGGCTATCACTTATATATGTGATCTGTATCCTCGATCGGCTGGTTTTCTTGTTCGTCATGATGCTGTTTCTGCTTTATGTCAAAGGTTACTAACTATTGAGTATCAAGACGTAGCCGACCAG TGTCTACAAGCATTGGAGAAAATATCGAGAGAACAACCACTTGCTTGCTTACAGGCAGGGGCAATTATGGCTGTtctgaattatattgatttctTCTCAACAAGCATACAG CGAGTGGCTCTTTCTACTGTGGTGAACATATGCAAGAAGCTTCCCTCAGAAAGCCCCACACCTTTCATGGAGGCTGTGCCCATATTATGCAATCTTCTTCTATACGAGGATCGGCAG CTTGTCGAAAACGTTGCTACCTGCTTAATCAAAATTGTTGATCGAGTTTCTCATTCCTCAGAAATGTCGGATGAACTTTGTAAGCATGGATTGATTCAACAGGTCACACATCTCTTAAGTGTAAATGGCCGAGCAACTCTATCCCAATTAATTTATAAT GGTTTGATAGGATTACTTGTCAAACTTTCATCGGGATCAGTCGTAGCCTTCAGAACTTTATATGAGCTAAATATAAGCATCACATTGAGAGATATATTATCTGCATTTGACCTCTCACATGGTGTATCAACGTCTCAGCTTGTTGGTGGACACTGTAATCGG GTATATGAAGTACTCAAATTGCTGAATGAACTTCTCCCTGGCCTGGAAAAAGATCTGAATAATCAACTAGCATTGGACAAAGAATCCTTCCTAGCTAATCATCCAGATCTCCTGCAGAAGCTTGGGATGGATGTGTTTCCCATGTTGATCCAG GTGTTTAATTCTGGTGCAAGTTTATCCGTTTGCCATGGATGTCTATTTGTCATGTAcaagtttgtttgtttgacCAAATCCGGCATGCTTGTGGAGCTTCTTAAGAACGCCAATATTTCAAG TTTTTTGGCTGGAGTTTTCACTCGGAAGGATCATCATATGATAATGTTAGCCTTACAGATTGCTGAGATAATCCTTCAAAATTTTTCTGATATTTTCTTGAAGTTATTTATAAAGGAGGGTGTCTTTTTTGCCATTGAGGCACTCTTAACACCAGAAAGATCATCAAAATTGGTGTACCCTAGTGGCATTCAACTGTCGTTAGACTCTGGTCAAAGGTCTGCTTCTAGAGAGGTCCCCAAGTGCCTGTGTTACACTTTTTCAACTGCCCAATCTCCTACATCATCCGAAACCAAAAAGTGCAAACTTGACAAAGACTCTGTTCATTACCTTGCAGAgcatattaaaacaaaatacttgGCACCAGAATTATATGATTCTGAGAAAGGATTGACTGATATTTTGAAGAATCTCAGAGCACTGTCTAGTGATTTGTTGAGCATGTCGACTGACGTAGGTGCTCTTACTGTGCATGAAGAGAAGATCAATAGGGTACTGGATCAAATTATGGACAAGCTCATTGGCAAGGAAGAAGTTTCTACTTTTGAATTTATTGAGAGTGGAGTTGCAAAAGCACTTCTTAATTATTTATCACTTGGCCACTATATGGGGGAAAACAAGGGGATGCATGGTGTTTTTGGTCATAATGCTGTGATAGAAAAACGATTTGAGGCTTTAGCTAGTATATGCTTACGTACTTTTCAGCCTCTCTCTGGCGACACACCCCTTTCTATATTAATCAGGAATCTGCTGAGTGCACTGACTTCATTGGAAGCTTTTCCTATTATTCTGAGCAACGTACAAAAAATGAGAAATTCGTTTGCTACCGTTCCTAATGGATGTGCCGTTCCTTACCCTTGCCTGAAAGTACGTTTTGTCAAGGAGGAGAAAGAAACTTGCTTGAGTGACTGTGCTGAGGATTTTTTTACTGTCGaccctttttcttctttgcaCTCAATTGAAAGATATCTATGGCCAAAGGTCAGCGTAAAAAGTGCAGAGGATGAGAAATTTTCATCTAGTCAAGTAGTGTTGCAACCTGAAAGTCCACCGCTTCAATTGCCATCAAATACAAGGTCCTGCGTAGATGAAGTTCCAGCAATCTCAGAACGTGCAGGCATGTCGACAGATCTATGTGAAACACAG GGGGAAGAGCCAAAGACAGCACATCCTAGACCTGATCAAGCAGTCAATGTGAATGCTGGGGAATCATCTTCAGGAATTCAG ATTGCAGAACAAGAAATGCATTTTGTTGCAGAACCAGACTCAAAACTAGGAAAAGAGCATCCTGCATCTTGTAGCAACAAAGCTGCtgataaacttattttttaccTTGAAGGACAACCTCTGGATCATAAATTGACTCTATATCAGGCAATTCTTGGccaaataataaaacaaaatggtAGTGGTGTTAGTGCAAAATTGTGGAGTCACGTGCATGCATTAACCTATAGAGCAGCTGTGAAACCTGAGGACATAATGCCTTCGGATTGTCATTCTTCATCTCAAGATTTTCCTCATGATAAAGTTTTAGCATTTTATCAGCGGACACCTTTTTTATCAGACATGTTCTATAGTGAACTTGTTTCTGATTTGGAGAAGTCAAGTCCAACTTATGATATTCTGTTTCTTCTTAAAAGCTTGGAAGGCATGAACAGATTTATTTTTCATCTCATGTCACGCGAAAGAATGTGTGCTTTTGCTGAAGGTAAAGTTGATAATCTAGATAGCCTAAAAATAACAGTTCCTTCTGTCCAACTAAATGAGTTCGTGAGCAGTAAGTTGACAGAGAAGCTGGAGCAACAGATGAGGGACTCTATGGCAGTCTGCATTGGCAGTATGCCTTTCTGGTGTAATCAGTTAATGGCATCTTGTCCTTTCCTATTCAGCTTTGAAGCAAGATGCAAGTACTTCAAACTGGCAGCATTTGGTCAGCCACGAATACCACATAATAACTCTGAAACAGTAAATGACAGGCGACTGAGCCATGGTGCATTGCCTCGAAAGAAGTTTTTAGTTTACCGCGACCGGATCTTGGAGTCTGCTACACAAATGATGAAACTACATGCCAGTCATAAAGTGGTTCTTGAAGTGGAATATGATGAAGAAGTGGGCACTGGTCTTGGACCAACTTTGGAATTTTATACCTTGGTGTGTCAGGAGTTACAGAAGTCTGGTTCGGGCATGTGGAGAGAGGATGCTTCTTCATACACCATAAAGACAAACTTGCAGGCTGAGGAAACAGGAATCCATTCTCTTTATGGACTCTTTCCTCGTCCATGGTTGTCAACACAAGATACATCTGGTGGCATACAGTTCTCTGaagtaacaaataaatttttcctTTTAGGTCAAGTTGTTGCTAAAGCACTTCAAGATGGAAGGGTCTTAGATCTCCACTTTTCTAAAGCATTCTATAAACTTATTCTTGGAAAG gaacttTATCTTTACGACATACAGTCACTTGATCCTGAGCTTGGTAGGGTACTGCATGAGTTTCAAGCACTAGTTAACAGGAAATTTTGTTTGGAATCGGTCTGTGAAGGGAATTCTGAGTTGGAACAGGGACTAAGCTTTAGAGATTCCAGAATTGAGGATCTTTGTCTTGATTTTACTCTTCCTGGGTATCCTGATATTGTTCTTGCTTCAGGGTCTGATCACACCATG GTAAATATGAGAAACCTGGAGGATTATGTTTCACTTATTGTTGATGCAACTGTCAAGTCTGGAATTTCAAGACAGGTGGAAGCCTTCAAATCCGGCTTTAACCAG GTTTTTCCCATTGAAAATCTTCAGATTTTCTACGAAGAAGAACTTGAGCGTATTCTTTGCGGAGAGGATGATTCTTGGGCt CAGATCAATGAGCTCGCAGATCACATTAAGTTCGATCATGGTTACACAGCTAGCAGTCCTCCCATTGTTAAT TTGTTGGAAATTATCCGAGAGTTTGACCATGGCCAACGACGAGCATTCCTCCAGTTCGTGACCGGCACACCTCGGCTTCCTCCAGGAGGATTGGCATCTCTCAATCCGAAGTTGACTATTGTCCGAAAG CATTGTAGTAACCAAGCAGACACAGACCTACCTAGTGTGATGACTTGTGCAAATTACCTTAAGCTACCTCCGTATTCGTCAAAA GAAAGGATGAAAGAGAAGCTCTTGTATGCCATAACAGAGGGTCAAGGATCTTTCCACCTTTCATGA